In Aricia agestis chromosome 5, ilAriAges1.1, whole genome shotgun sequence, the genomic stretch atatcgatatcgacaatatcactacgctctagagtgagatatccacgagatatctcgttggcgtatgctagggggGCAGGAAAGgctttaaagtgacacgaagttcaccgggtcatctagttattgtaataaaatcaattaataaAACTGGAATAAGTGCATCAAAAGTGTATAGTATTACTATTATCAACCTAACCTTCTCAAAACGTGGCATTTCTAGATCATGTTTCTTCCTTTTCTCTTTCTTTCTCTTCTTGGTTCGCCTTTGTTCTTCCTTTGGTTCtcctattaaatttttaaagtaaagtAAAGTTAATTTTAGGTACTAACAATCTTTTAGACAGTACTTAACTTGTGGTTAACCGTCAAGTTAGGGTTTCTTTtcactttataattttatatcaaccttagtacttaataatttacCTGTTAGTGATTCTTCGGGCCATTCTGAATAAACGCTCGAATCCTGCAAAGTGACGGTAATTACTTTTTTCCCAAGGATTGTACTTGATTACTTATATAGTTATAAATTCAAAACACGCAAAAATATAGGTAGATACCCGTGTAGATTGGTGCGTAATTTTCTTAACCTTTTTATGTTTCGGCTCCGGATCTGAAAACAATTTATAAATCAAGACTTAAGAGGTGAAAAGTAGGTAGTGAAAATGTGGTCGTTGACCTTGCACTGGCGCTCAGCTGTTTACAGAATATAGTTAATTTCTTAGTAGGTagttatgtaagtatttttttacatatctAATATGCTTAGTGGCAGTGAAAGTGCAGCGTCAGCAAATTGAGATTTGAGAGGCAATGCTTTTTGCATTTTTGACCAAGGTTTCATATACCAAactattatcttatcttatatatataaaaatggattttcaaatgtgttagtcacgctaaaactcgaaaacggctgagcggattgggctgattttagtcttaaaatattcatagaagtccagggaaggttttaaagtgacacgaagtttaccgggacagctagtaatataagtatattatacatgtaggtaataattattatgcttaagAATTAAGACAATAATTGTTATTGTCATTTGTCTTAACTTAGGTATGACCCCTGACCATCAAGTTGCTAATCTCTATTTTCTGACCTGGAAGGACCGGCGGCAGGGACTCAAAGGAGGCGCTGGTGTAGGAGGTGTCGGTGTACTGCACTGCCTGCACGTCGCCCGCCTCCGACTCGAAGTCCGTTAGAGCCAGAAACACTTCGTCCGGCAGCTCTATTTCTGCGGATATACAGttggtaacaaaaataagtgataataactttagggtgtgtacgtgttccttgtagagagttcactgtgaaagtagcagctctgaaagacgatttttttttgtatgggcaaggccccgagcgtcacgagtttccccatacaaaagtgaaaaaaaaatttggtctttcagcgctgctactttacaTCGTGTATTTTAAACTAAAGTCGACGGCATAATATATCGAGTATGGGTGTGCGTGTGAGAGAAAGAGAGATAGAGTATGAAATTCTTTGGCTTGTTATTTGATTCAAGTTACAAGTACTTATAAATTCTTAGAAGATTTTACGGACGGTGCGACAAGTATGAGTACTTCCTTACGCATTACCTACAtctcttttaaataatatggtTAGAGATTCAAAATCAATCAGAGCATATTATAAACAGCTCTAGTCGTCTTTTCtaaaagttaaaaacaaaagtataaAATGAGAGCGTTCCACTGAGACTTcgctgactgtctgtctgtccatctccCACCAGACTATCTCATTAATGAGACCCTACTGAAACTGCAGTAGACAGAGCAAAGTACGATTATTCTTTGGATGGTACCAATAATCATTCCAGTTCAGTTGGATACATACCATCAGCATTTTCATCTCTTGGGCTCTGGAAGAAAAGACATTTACAAGTTCATACCGGAATAGGgtctaacaaaatatattatgaaatggTCTTTTGTGTTAAGTACTATGATCATTTACATAACTTGTAGGTAATGTGGAACCTcagtgtaaaataaaaataaaaaaaagattagggtatatattaatattatttcaaataagtcaattaaatcccggacctttggaaggcaAGCGTGGGGCTGCagccaacacgtagaggcccCTTACACAGTTTTGATCTAAATGTAATGTGACACTAGCCGGCGACTCTCCCTGTCCGCGCTATGAGAGTACGACCAAGAGcggccagtgtaggactattGCAGAGCAATGAGAATGGTTATTAGAAATGATATCGGACTATGGGGGTGAGGTGTTAGTGGACTGGGTAACTAGGactatggaaggactatggcTTCTGCCGATACAAAGTGGAAACATATATCATAATGTTGACAGACGATGACTCGCCAACAAATGGGACCCTCAAAATGGCGACACGCACGGTGCGACAACACGTTGACAGAGCGGGCTTAAGGCAGGGAGGTGTCGCTGGACTTTAAATGCCAATCATTTGCTTCCTCAGAGGGTCCCGTCACGCCGCCCACTCGACACGTCTTACGCTTCATATCCTCCCTCCGAGCCGAAGCTCTCGCGACTCCACTCTGACCGGCCGGTTAAGACAGGGCAGAGGTAAGGCCTGATTCTCCGTCAGTGTTCACTCCGGCCGGTAAAGGCAAGACCAAAATGGAGAACAGTGGGCTTCCCTGGGAGCACTCGGGTACGTGGGGTGACTACTCCCCAACAGCTTGCCACAAGCtatctattattataagttaGGTATTGAAGAACATACTTTTTTGTCCTTTTTGACCATAATTTTAATCAGGCTATATAAATTTCGTTACTTctcgaatttataaataaatcttaaattaaataaactgtaaaataaagataaaaaaataagcaAAAGCCAAATATTCAAGGAAAAATAAATTGACAACTGTTGACAACTGACCAATCAACAttagcatttttttaattacatctCGACCAATTTTCTGTCAATGCAATATCTGCAAGGTCTTTGATATCTGCATTATGCATTCACAAATCACAACTTATAGaaatatataatacatacaCCACAATTAATGTAACCAATACAGACTAGTTATGAGCCATTAttagcagtaagaccgcctatttgtacataatataataaaggtctaccagaatctgatggcaaattttgacggcagatttctattctattctattattgTAACTTATTCTGTTTGTtctaaaaaagtatttaatattttattgaacctTATTTTCCTCTAATTTCTCACGAAGTGATGATAAATGTAGGAAgcattgacataagaaactaGTAGGAAGATATTGGGTTACAGTGGCAAAGAACCATACTCCATAGGCACTACATATTCTAGTAGTATGCACAAGTAAGCAGtgagcccgggcgcgcactagcggccgagccgcggcggccatcgagatagataccttagtatgaaacggCCATAGACCatgcgcacctggccgcacgctgtcaagtggccacaccatactttcgatggccgccgtggcctggccgctagtgcgcgcccgggcttaggaTGTTAACTTTTTAGTTACATTGGTATAGCAActacctaaaaataaaaaacaatttacaTACAAAAGTATATTATCCAATAGTAATACATGATTATTTAGCCTTTAGGTAAAACTTAAATCTAAGAGTTATCGGTCATAACATCCTCATCTTCATCTTCTGGTTCCGCTAGATCGGGATGGCACACTCGGATGTGTAAATTAAGATTTATCTTAACAATGAAGCTTTTACCGCAAGTCAGACACTTGTGGGGACGCTTCACATCATCGTCTATTGTCATCGGATGAGCTCTCGCTATGTGAGTACGGAGTAGAGAAGAGTGCATGGTTCTCTCACACTGGGTACATTTAACATGACAATCCATAGGTTGCCCTTCATGAGTTTGCCTGTGTTTTTCCATAGTAATTTTGGACACAAACAACTTGTGGCAAAAGTCACATTTGAAATTCTTAACCTTTGTGTGCTTCTTCATGTGTATTTTCAGACAATTCTTTGTTGGAAACATCTCATCACACTTGGAGCATTTAAATTTCTTGATATCATTGTGTAGCTGCATGTGCAATTTTAAATAAGCTTGTCCAGTAAAATTCTTGTTGCATATTTCACAATTAATAGTGCTTGTAGAAGAATGGGATTGCATGTGGCTTTTGAGAAACTGTGCAGCCACAAAACTGCGGTCGCAGACCTGGCAAATATACTTCTTGGAAGCGTTTCCCTCGTGCTTACTGCGATGTATATCTAGATGATACTGTGAGTTCACTTTGACGTCGCACTGATCGCACTTGAACTTCTTTCGTTTCTTCGGGCCCTCCTTTACCGCGGGAGCCTCGGGTTCCGGCATCGTAGTATCTTTATCGTTTCCGTGAAACTTTTTGTGCAAAAGCAAGTATTCCATACCTTC encodes the following:
- the LOC121726957 gene encoding zinc finger protein draculin-like codes for the protein METKSGGVSDHWMKNMMEPTGSEKQIQNDNRSSVKREKMAEASNGSEYITFELKQSEGRYRCDVCDLAFEGMEYLLLHKKFHGNDKDTTMPEPEAPAVKEGPKKRKKFKCDQCDVKVNSQYHLDIHRSKHEGNASKKYICQVCDRSFVAAQFLKSHMQSHSSTSTINCEICNKNFTGQAYLKLHMQLHNDIKKFKCSKCDEMFPTKNCLKIHMKKHTKVKNFKCDFCHKLFVSKITMEKHRQTHEGQPMDCHVKCTQCERTMHSSLLRTHIARAHPMTIDDDVKRPHKCLTCGKSFIVKINLNLHIRVCHPDLAEPEDEDEDVMTDNS